The DNA window CTTTCTCCTGCTTCTTGTCGAGCTTGGCGTTGTATTCTTCCATCTCTTCGAAATCGACCTGCTCGCCGGCCAGCAAAGTCGTGTCGCCGCCATTGGTGATTTCAACTTTCTGCAACATCTGACGAACGATCGTTTCGATGTGCTTATCGTTGATTTTCACGCCTTGCAGACGGTACACTTCCTGAATCTCGTCGACCAGATATTCGGCAAGCGGTTCGACACCGAGGACATCAAGGATGTCATGCGGGTTCGGGCTGCCCGAGATGAGCGTATCGCCCTTCTTCACGAAATCGCCCTCTTGAACGTCGATCACCTTGGTCTTGGCGATCAGATATTCGACGCGATCCCCTTCCTCGGGAACAATCGCAATCTTGCGCTTGGCCTTATATTCGCGGACGAATTCGATCTTGCCGGAGATTTTGGCGATGATCGCATTGTCTTTCGGAATACGCGCTTCGAACAGCTCGGCAACACGCGGCAGACCGCCGGTGATGTCGCGGGTTTTCGATGCCTCACGCGATGCACGGGCAAGAATGTCGCCCGCTTGCACTTCTTGACCATCATCAACCGACAGCGAGGTGCCCGGTGCCAGCATATAGCGCTGAGCATCGGTTTCGCCGTCTTCGCTTATTTCCTCGCCTTTACCCAGCAGGGTCAGACGCGGACGCATGTCTTCCTTCTTCTTACGGCCAGTTGCACGGTTTTCGGTAACAACACGTTGGGCGATACCTGTGGCATCGTCGACGCGTTCTTCCATGGTCGTGCCGTCGAGCAGATCCTGGAATCGCACCACGCCCGATTGCTCGGTGATGATTGGCAGAGTGAAGGGATCCCATTCCGCCAAACGGTCGCCTTCCTTGATCTTCGCGCCGCCTTTGTTGAGAAGCATGGTGCCGTAAGGAACCTTGTGCATTTCACGCTCACGGCCCTCGGCATCGATAACCACGATTTCGCCGTTACGGGCCAAGGACAGCATACGGCCGTTCTTGTCGGTAATGGTGGGCATATCGCGATATTCGACAGTACCATCGGAGATAGCTTCAAGATGGCTGGTTTCGTTAACCTGCGCCGCGCCGCCAATGTGGAATGTCCGCATCGTCAGCTGGGTGCCCGGCTCGCCGATGGACTGTGCAGCGATAACGCCGACAGCTTCACCGATGTTGACCGGAGTACCGCGAGCAAGGTCACGTCCGTAACATTTGCCGCAAACACCTTGCTTTGCTTCGCAAACCAGCGGTGAACGGATCTTGGCCGATTGAACTTCAGCCGCTTCGATTTCCGCAACCATTGGCTCGTCAAGCAAGGTGCCTGATTTCACGATGACTTCTTCAGTCTTCGCGTTGATCAGATCTTCGGCGGTTGTCCGGCCCAGAATACGCTCACCGAGCGATGCGATAACCGAACCACCCTGAACAATCGCACGCATTTCCAGCGCGTGATCGGTCTTACAATCTTCCTCGACGATGACGCAATCTTGCGACACATCGACCAGACGGCGTGTGAGGTAACCCGAGTTAGCGGTTTTCAGCGCCGTATCCGCGAGACCCTTACGGGCACCGTGGGTGGAGTTGAAGTATTCGAGAACGGTCAGACCCTCTTTAAAGTTCGAGATGATCGGTGTTTCGATAATCTCGCCCGACGGTTTGGCCATCAGACCGCGCATACCCGCCAGCTGCTTCATCTGGGCAGGCGAGCCACGCGCACCGGAGTGGGCCATCATATAGATCGAGTTGATGTTCGCTTGGCGGCCATCGCTGTCGATTGGTTGAGCTTTAATCTCGTCCATCATCGCGTCAGCAACAGTGTCACCACAACGCGACCAAGCGTCGATGACTTTGTTGTATTTTTCCTGCTGCGTGATCAGGCCGTCCTGATATTGCTGTTCGTAATCAGCAACCAGTGCTTTCGCATCGGCGATCATGCCATCCTTGCTGTCAGGGATGATCATGTCGTCCTTACCAAACGAAATACCAGCCTTAAACGCGTGGCTGAAGCCCAGCGTCATGATCGCATCGGCGAACAGGACAGTGTCCTTCTGGCCGGTGTGACGGTAAACTTGGTCGATAACGTCACCGATTTCCTTCTTTGTCAGAAGACGGTTGATGATGTCGAAAGGTACCTTGTGGTTCTTCGGCAGACATTCGCCAATCAGCAAACGGCCCGGCGTGGTGGTGAAGCGAGTAAGGACAATCTTGCCCTTCTCGTCAGCCTGCGGGACGCGGGTGATGATCTTGGAGTGGAGCGTAACTGCGCCGACTTCCAAAGCGTGATGCACTTCGGCCATATCGGCAAAGCGTGGCAGCTTCTCGATCTTCTCACCATTTTCTTCGGCGAATTCAGGAGTATGTTCCTGACGGTCCATCGAAAGATAATAGATGCCGAGAACCATATCCTGCGAAGGAACGATGATAGGCTTACCATTGGCAGGAGAGAGGATGTTATTGGTCGACATCATCAGCACGCGTGCTTCGAGCTGGGCTTCCAGCGAAAGCGGCACGTGAACTGCCATTTGGTCACCATCGAAATCGGCGTTAAAGGCCGAACAGACCAGCGGGTGAAGCTGGATAGCCTTACCTTCGATCAATACGGGTTCGAACGCCTGAATGCCAAGACGGTGAAGCGTTGGTGCGCGGTTGAGCATGACGGGGTGTTCGCGGATGACTTCATCCAGAATATCCCAGACTTCCTTACGCTCTTTCTCGACCCATTTTTTGGCTTGCTTCAAGGTCATCGAAAGACCTTTGGCATCCAGACGGGCATAGATGAACGGCTTGAACAGCTCGAGCGCCATCTTCTTTGGCAGACCGCACTGGTGAAGCTTCAATTCCGGACCGGTCACAATAACCGAACGGCCCGAGTAATCGACACGCTTACCAAGAAGGTTCTGGCGGAAACGGCCCTGCTTACCCTTGAGCATATCGCTCAAAGATTTCAGCGGACGCTTGTTGGCACCAGTGATCACGCGGCCACGGCGGCCGTTGTCAAACAGCGCATCGACGGCTTCTTGAAGCATGCGCTTCTCGTTGCGCACGATGATGTCCGGTGCGCGCAGTTCAATCAGGCGCTTCAGACGGTTGTTACGGTTGATAACCCGGCGATACAGATCATTAAGATCGGACGTTGCGAAACGGCCGCCATCCAAAGGCACCAGCGGGCGCAATTCCGGCGGAATAACCGGAACCACCTCAAGGATCATCCATTCAGGGCGGTTGCCCGAACCGATGAAGCTTTCGACGACTTTCAGACGCTTGATGATCTTGGCTGGTTTCAACTTGGATTTGGTAACCCGCAGCTCTTCCATCAGATCGTCGCGTTCTTGCTCGAGATCGAGATCCATAAGCATGAATTTGACTGCTTCGGCGCCGATGCCGGCGGAGAACGCGTCTTCGCCGTATTCGTCTTGCGCTTCGAGCAATTCGTCTTCGGTCATCAGCTGGAATTTCTCCAGCGGCGTAAGGCCCGGCTCGGTGACGATGTAGCTCTCGAAATAGAGAACTCGCTCAAGCTGCTTCAATTGCATATCGAGCAACAGGCCGATGCGCGAAGGCAGCGATTTCAGGAACCAGATGTGCGCAACTGGCGCGGCCAGTTCGATGTGGCCCATCCGCTCGCGGCGGACCTTGGTCACGGTCACTTCAACGCCGCATTTCTCGCAGACGACGCCCTTATACTTCATCCGCTTGTACTTGCCGCACAGGCATTCGTAATCCTTCACCGGACCAAAGATGCGGGCGCAGAACAGGCCGTCACGCTCAGGCTTGAACGTGCGGTAGTTGATGGTTTCCGGCTTCTTAATTTCGCCGAAGGACCAGCTGCGAATGCGCTCTGGCGAGGCCAGACCGATCTGGATTTGGTCAAAAGTATCCGGCTTTGCGAGCTGGTTGGTGAATTTGGTTAGATCATTCATAATTTAGCTCCGTCTCCCCTCCCGGCTCGGGAGGGGTGGGATCAATATTCGTGCGGTTTATTCGGCTGCGATCTTGATGCCATCATCATCGTCACCATCGGTGATCGAGGACAATTCGACATTGAGACCCAGGCTGCGCATTTCCTTGACGAGAACGTTGAAGCTCTCTGGAATACCCGCTTCGAAGGTATCGTCACCCTTGACGATAGCTTCGTAAACCTTGGTCCGTCCGATCACGTCATCCGACTTCACAGTGAGCATTTCCTGCAGCGTGTAAGCTGCGCCGTAGGCCTGGAGTGCCCAGACCTCCATCTCACCGAAGCGTTGACCACCGAACTGCGCCTTACCGCCCAGCGGCTGCTGGGTAACAAGCGAGTAGGGGCCAATCGAACGGGCGTGGATCTTGTCATCGACCAAGTGGTGCAATTTGAGCATGTAAATATAGCCCACTGTCACCTTACGGTCGAAGCAATCACCGGTGCGGCCATCAAACAAATCAACCTGCCCCGAACCGGGCAAGCCAGCTCTTTCAAGCATGGTGGTGACATCGCCTTCGCGGGCACCATCGAACACTGGCGTACCCATTGGCACACCATTGGTCAGATTACCGGCCAGTTCGACGATTTCCGCAGTTGAACGTGCATCGATTTCACCGTGATAATCATCACCGTAAGCGTGCTTGAGGCGTTCAATTACTGCTTCTGGCGGAGTCGCCTTGGCGTAATCTTCAGCCGCGTTCGGGTTTTCGCGCTTCCACTCTTGCAAGGCTTCGGTAACCTGCTGGCCAAGACCACGTGCGGCCATGCCCAAGTGAGTTTCGAAGATCTGCCCC is part of the Pontixanthobacter gangjinensis genome and encodes:
- the rpoC gene encoding DNA-directed RNA polymerase subunit beta'; translated protein: MNDLTKFTNQLAKPDTFDQIQIGLASPERIRSWSFGEIKKPETINYRTFKPERDGLFCARIFGPVKDYECLCGKYKRMKYKGVVCEKCGVEVTVTKVRRERMGHIELAAPVAHIWFLKSLPSRIGLLLDMQLKQLERVLYFESYIVTEPGLTPLEKFQLMTEDELLEAQDEYGEDAFSAGIGAEAVKFMLMDLDLEQERDDLMEELRVTKSKLKPAKIIKRLKVVESFIGSGNRPEWMILEVVPVIPPELRPLVPLDGGRFATSDLNDLYRRVINRNNRLKRLIELRAPDIIVRNEKRMLQEAVDALFDNGRRGRVITGANKRPLKSLSDMLKGKQGRFRQNLLGKRVDYSGRSVIVTGPELKLHQCGLPKKMALELFKPFIYARLDAKGLSMTLKQAKKWVEKERKEVWDILDEVIREHPVMLNRAPTLHRLGIQAFEPVLIEGKAIQLHPLVCSAFNADFDGDQMAVHVPLSLEAQLEARVLMMSTNNILSPANGKPIIVPSQDMVLGIYYLSMDRQEHTPEFAEENGEKIEKLPRFADMAEVHHALEVGAVTLHSKIITRVPQADEKGKIVLTRFTTTPGRLLIGECLPKNHKVPFDIINRLLTKKEIGDVIDQVYRHTGQKDTVLFADAIMTLGFSHAFKAGISFGKDDMIIPDSKDGMIADAKALVADYEQQYQDGLITQQEKYNKVIDAWSRCGDTVADAMMDEIKAQPIDSDGRQANINSIYMMAHSGARGSPAQMKQLAGMRGLMAKPSGEIIETPIISNFKEGLTVLEYFNSTHGARKGLADTALKTANSGYLTRRLVDVSQDCVIVEEDCKTDHALEMRAIVQGGSVIASLGERILGRTTAEDLINAKTEEVIVKSGTLLDEPMVAEIEAAEVQSAKIRSPLVCEAKQGVCGKCYGRDLARGTPVNIGEAVGVIAAQSIGEPGTQLTMRTFHIGGAAQVNETSHLEAISDGTVEYRDMPTITDKNGRMLSLARNGEIVVIDAEGREREMHKVPYGTMLLNKGGAKIKEGDRLAEWDPFTLPIITEQSGVVRFQDLLDGTTMEERVDDATGIAQRVVTENRATGRKKKEDMRPRLTLLGKGEEISEDGETDAQRYMLAPGTSLSVDDGQEVQAGDILARASREASKTRDITGGLPRVAELFEARIPKDNAIIAKISGKIEFVREYKAKRKIAIVPEEGDRVEYLIAKTKVIDVQEGDFVKKGDTLISGSPNPHDILDVLGVEPLAEYLVDEIQEVYRLQGVKINDKHIETIVRQMLQKVEITNGGDTTLLAGEQVDFEEMEEYNAKLDKKQEKATGKPILLGITKASLQTRSFISAASFQETTRVLTQAAVEGKKDTLIGLKENVIVGRLIPAGTGAGMNRMRVTASSRDAALRAQWKKQQDALAAAEAAGEVTEEPETEMPVDAPMDEAAMAAAMGAVADTPETPEAE